acaaaaccgagcgcaatgacgttctaggattcatatagccgaccccacttagtgggaaaaggctttgttgttgttgttgtataattattttgttacctaatttgattataattatttgtttgtattatttatttgttacctaatttcattattattattatttgtttgcattatttatttgtgacctaatttcattattattatttgtttgtattatttatttgttacctaataatttcattattattatttgtttgtattatttatttgttaccgaataatttcattattattatttatttgttacctaatttcattattataattatttgtttgcattatttatttgtgacctaatttcattattattatttgtttgcattatttatttgtgacctaatttcattattattattatttgtttgtattatttatttgtgacctaatttcattattattatttgtttgtattatttatttgttacctaataatttcattattattatttgtagcaacttcaagcacaagcatggtatgctgccaaaatcaaatcaagaaacaaatcattcacccggtgggaatgttggaatattgttaaagattgtcctaaattcaaagttgtgcatgttggtccagaagtatgcaTGAACAGCATCCCTCTACACAACACCTTTGTACACAGCACCCCTccacactctacacccgatcatggctcccatgttgatgaagaagatggagaagaagtgcctgaaaagcccattcctgaacaagcgtcggggtcaacccgttatccaattaggcctctaggtaagaaggcttcaaagaggaaagggagtgcttccaagaatgattatggaaaGTACATGCAAGAACTTGCTCGTCAAGGTGAATTGACGTTGGCGCGGGAATTGGCAAAATATGAggctgacaaggctagagatgaggtaAAAGCTGCAGCTATTCAACAAGCATTTCAAGCTGAATAGAGGAAAAGAGatctacttaggcaagaaagggagttgCTTAGAAAATAAAGAATTGCACAatgagatcgtgacattatgaacacgcgtttagaagagatgtctccaaattctaaatattttttgcagtcggagaaagcggatgtggtgcaaaggaggcatgcaagagaagcgagatcaagacaagatggtcctagcacaacaagacaagatgatcctagcaccacatattGGTTAAGTGGTGAGGAATATGGTACTTTTGTAATCGGAGTccatagttttccaatcactttgggttgtaatttattatttatgttgtttccatgtAATCGGAATAGGGTActtatgtaatttattatttatgaagttagtactttattaaaagtgagagtacatgtatttaatttcgtaatatatttatcctaataatagaatatttattcatcaaattgttcacgtataatgaaattataaaacacaccaaataaaactaaaaaactcaccaattggaattacataaacacaccaaataaaattacataaacatacgaaataataaaaaattcactacaaaaaaacacaccaaataaaattacataaacataccaaataattcacaccaaataaaattacataaacatacaaaataataaaaaactcactacaaaaaacacaccaaataaaattacataaacataccaaatacaaacaaacatactaaataaacttaagtatcttcagcttgtttcaatgcccactggtgctctatcaagtcaatttgccgaTCAATGTGCATAGATGACatttgaagtgcagtatatcgttgaatgaccatttcattgtaacgtccatccctttctaatgggtcgtgttgcacgggttcttcggtGGCATCATGTGCACAATATatccgtgttcttgaattgttcatcgtgtctgcctctggctcatattcatcaatcgcatcataatcgaactcatcttccacaatcatgttgtgaagaatgacgcacatcatcatgatggatcaaagtgactctacatcgaacattctggcagcacccctgacgatcgcccaacgagcttgaaggataccaaaacaacgctccacatccttcctgcacccaTCTTGACAGCTTataaagtgtttttcctttgcacttcgcggacgtggcactgttttgacaaatgtttcccaccgtgggtaaatgccgtcagctaggtagtatgccCCTTCGTACCTACGTCTGTTGACGacgtacgtgacttttggtgcctttccttgcaggatgtcgttgaacactggggattgggcaaagacgttgagatcattttgagcccccagaaccccgaaaaaggcgtgccatatctatgtatcaaaagatgtcactgcctccaaaatgatagattttgatcattttctgtccccatatgcgccttgccatgcacttggacaatttttccacgtccagtgcatacaatcgatgcttcctatcatcccaggaaaacctcgcatctctcccttcttcagaagcctttgcaagtcacAGCGAGTAGGTTTTCGGAGGTACTCTGCGATGTACAAAGATTCGACTGCaccgcaaaacctcatcagggcctcaagaatggttgatttccccatcctcgttatctcatccacttggtctgcagatgttccatacgcaagcatccgcaatgcagcagtgattttttgctcaggcaggagacccataacaccacaAACATCctgcttttgcacaaagtaagaatcatggttgcaaacatcagtcatgattctgttgaacaaatgtcgttccattctaaaacggcgtctgaagtacgtatcaggaaatgcactgttatggacaaagtaatcgtccaacagctcttcaccccgtcgttgcttgcttctatcaaggtttcttgaacggttgggcctgcatatctgagcaacagtctggatgactcgacgggaatgtgaggctttggccattcttgtttcgtcatctcttcttctacgctcctcatcctcttccatctcattttcggctatctgaaggttgaacattccttcagattggttaaacaattcttcctcttgctgatcgatttcccacatcatccttgatgaagaagaagacattgtaatgatggatggtgaagaagaagcagaaattatgaataatgagatagagatgttgagaaaattggtgtgagatttgtgaggatggatggtggattatatggacgatttagaaaggattggattgtagataaggccacgtggcatgccgtcattcgttaaaaatctgatcgaaatctatcctcaaagattctgaaaagataatgacacgtggcacgatcgtATTGGATAAATTTTTTATCGAAATCGATAtccaataattatattttcggataatgacacgtggcgcaattttgaacgagttaaaatctgatcaaaatctatcgtaaaagattctcaaaagataacgacacatggcacgatgacattagataaaaatcttatcgaaatccatcgctaaataattgttttttttttataaaataacacgtgacgcaacgagaacgatttaaaaaatcttatccgaaattacaaataattttattttgtattatttaaaaaaacaaaaaaaactaatattttattgtctaTTGCTAGGGAATGGCTCTAAAGGTGGAGATGTAAATGATAATTACAGTTCATTAATGCTAGTTcctattcattaaaggcagttactgttcaaaatGGTGGATTTAATAGTGGATTGACAGAGAAAAGGCTCCAtaggtggagttgctcttaaggAATCCACGTGGGGGCCTGGATTGACACGACCCACTTCCTAGGCGAGCTTCTCAGGTGAGTTTACGGTGAACACCGGCGACAAGCACCGTCGCCACCACCGCCGTTCCACTGCTCTCGGTGCCACGAACAGGACCCACCCAGAGTTCACGCTGTTTGGTCGCCGTTCATGGTGGATCGAACTGTGGATCTCAGGACCAAGCTCATCAGGTAGTTGCCACCGGCGGTGTCAACAATCGAATCGAGAGGATTGCGAATCACGGTTCGGCACAGCAGATGGGCGACGGTGAAATCACTGGAGGAATGATTGCCTCAGTCTCCTCCCTGTTAGCTAGCCACGGTCTCTCCGTCGACATCGGAAAATTAACGGTGTCTCTTCCTGCAGCCAAAACTGGGCAGCAGCTCAACCACAAGAAAAAAGGACTGGGCAAAGCAGCGAGGGAAAAAACATAACCCTGGGCCAACTATGTCGTTTGGCCCCATCctcttcaactttttttttttttttaatttcaaacatttttaaataataacaaatttttattaattttttgtccaCATGGCTCAAACATGATACCATATCAGCAAAGTGTGGGGTCTGCATCatccacatcagcatttaacaaaaaaattaacaaatttattACATTGTAATGAATTCTTAAGTTGCAATGTTTAAAAGATAAGGAATGAAATTGTTATGCAACACAAAATTAAGacagtaaaatgtaatttactatACAAAAACATAGTATTAATCGGTAATTTTCAAAATATCATATGATTCTATACACTTATTATTTGTcagttaaattaaaattttaagcaatcATTTATCATATCAACTTtctaaaatcattaatttaCCACATGCCCTTGACTCCGTTAGATTTCCATCCACTTTAGCTCGGAAAGCTCCACCGTATCGACGTTTGTAAGAGAGGCATTCCATATAAAAACATCGTACAACAGCGTAACATCAAGTATCGAGAAGCAGCATCAGCTCATACATAGTAATTAAAACGCTATAACATTAACGTTACACATGCTCGAATTAGTACACAGCATTCCTTTCCCTTCCGAAAAATGGGAAGAGATGAAGGTAATAGAATTACACCCCGGACTTCTGCTCTGTTACTGCGGTATCCTTCAAATCGTAAGCAGCATCCGCGGAAGAGGTGTCAATGTCATTCAGACCCAATTCTTCGTTTTGCTCCCATGACCTCTCGTATTCCTCAACTGTAGTCGGCCAGCACCAAAGAAAACAATGTCAAGCGTAAGAGAGCAATAACTAGCGTCGTCGTAATCAGGTGAAGGAACGAACAAGCAGTATAATATAAGGAACTCGTTaacgaaaattaaaatcaaatgcTGAAGAAAAAACTGGTAAAGATAAGAGGTCTGCTGGTCACACAAGCATTTACCAGATACATGACTTGACAAGCATTATCGCACTCGAAGATTATAATAGAGTAATAAAATTCTGTGAAGTCCAAGATAATACTTTCTTCCATACAAATTTCCGTTAAAAGTTTCAATTCCATCAGATTTTATCATTATCGCACTCGAAGGTTATCTACCAGAAAAGGATAACCAATTTCGTTGGTGGTGGACAAGGGAGCTAAAACTGCTTAACTGCATACCGGGTAAGGTTTATGGGACACCACACAACCTGAGATGCATACGGCGACACAGAACTGATGTAATTCTAAGAATGTATCTTGTTTGCAAGAATATGTAGTGACAATGTAGAAAATCAACTCAATTACATAGGCGTTGCAGAATCTAGATGAACAGACAAAATTATCCTCTCTTGACCCaactaaggaaaaaaaaaagatagctTATTGGTAAAACCCAATTTCCCTCTTAACACATCTTTATGGTCAGCAATCATCCTCTACTAATGTAACGTTAACTATGGCATTTTCTCTAAGAGCAAAAAAACGAGGAACCATGAATTTTTAAAGTACACTTGAGATGAAAGAAAGAAGTCTTACACATCAACTGATGGTCATCCTTTATATCATCAGTTGCCGGTGCAATAAAAGAATTAGCCAATGCATCGTCAAGAATTAAAGTCCAAGGCTCTTCTAAACATAGAAGCTGCAGCAAAGGGAGAGAAGTCAAGGGAAAAATTGATATTGTCTGTGGAAAAAGTAAAAGCCACCATAATTATACATAAAAAGACAAccaaaataaaagatagaatAAAGCAAACTAATTTTCCGCAGCcgttgcagaaaaaaaaaacatatccaTATTCCATATTTAGAAATTTTTGCCATCTTTGTAATGTTCGAAATAAATTTCTCGCACGAATGTTTTTTTTCCATCTATGTTACATGCActaataaaatagaatgttgggcggtgttgtatcaacacgtacacaaaatgggtgtggcagagatgaggatgcttcgtgggatgtgtgggcacacgagaaaggataagattgggaatgaggatatccgaggtaaagtaggagtagccgaaattgaaggaaagatgagagaaaatcggttccggtgatttggacatgtgcaaagaaggcctactgacgctccggttcgaagatgtgactatgggacagaggttcagagccgaatgggtagaggaagacctaggaaaactttggaagagactctaagaaaagacttaagagtacttggatctaacggaagacatgacacaaaaccaagcgcaatggcgttctaggattcatatagccgaccccacttagtgggaaaaggctttgttgttgttgttgttgttgtatgttaCATGCactaatgaaaaagaatatTACAGAAATTAAAAACTCAGACCGCATATTTCTTTTCTATATTCCAGTGACAGGCCATCTAGTACCTTTTTTAGGCTTGTATGAAACTTTAGCCACTTGCTTCTCTTATTCTCATCAAGACTGTCTCCAAAACTAAATCCATGCACTCTTTCAAGACCTGCAAAATCAATGATAAAGGCACTCTCTCAAAACCATAACACAGGTGAACCATATCAGTTCTGGGTAATTAGAAGAAATACCAATGTTAAATTCCACTCTCTGAGAGGTAGGTACTCGGAAGGAATTAAACGAATCATGTACTAGAAATCACAGCATGTCACAGACGGAAGAGGCAGAAATATCAGTACTTACTTTCACTAATTTTCATTATCAAGCCTTCAATAGTTGTAACAACCCCTCCCAGAGTGCCACTAGCCAGCTCCAACTCAATTTCTGGAATTATCACGCTCGCTGTATCAGACTGATCCAGCATGATAGTTTGTTAGATTACGGTTGGAactttataataaaaataaaggtAAGATCTCATGGATGCGGAATCAACATGCATTTATTCCCATCCAAGTTGATATTGTTATCCTCCACATTCAGGATGCTTGTTTGGATACAACTATATGAACAGGCAAAAcagaacaaacaaacaaaatcttTTCCttcccaaaaagaaaaatacactttttGTCACATTCTTATAGTATATATCTGTACATCACTTAGCACTACAAGCAACGGCAAAACAAAACTACTGAATTGATAAACCAATAAACCAGTCCAGACTCCCCATCCTTTTCACAATTTTCTGTCTGATGGAAATCTAAAGTTCCAtattcttgtgcatttgtgcaGAAATTACAGCAAAATTTTCTCTAATATTAAGCCAACAACCACTCTAATCAGAACCATTAGAACAAGTCAACTTTAGGAAAGCAATGTCAAGGGCTACATGTTACTGGTATGAGGGAAAGTGGAAGTAGTATATGCACAGATAATAAGATAAAGACAAGAAATGATAAGAACATTGTAATAAACATCATAAGATAAAGACAAGGTATGATAAGAACAGGGTTATAGACCTTTATTACATCACGACTAAGATCCTTAACATTCTTCACACGAAGAATAATTTTCTTCCCTTTCTCAGGAACTCGTCCACCAGGCTTCAACTGCACAAGAGAGCATAATTTAACAACAAAGCATGGAGGAGAAAAAACAAATCGACAAAATAAGAAGATTAGTACAAACCTCAGAATTGCGGTAACCACAGGCGTCACAAGTGGATGCCATGACAATTACTTCTTGAAAATATGGAATGTCTGtaaatggttaagaagaaaaagatattGCAAAAAGAAGTTCTAGAGGTAAAAGTGACTTCTAGTCGCACGTCCTAAGTTTCTTTAACAACCAACTGGATTGTTTTAACTTTGCTTTAGATGTGTTCTTTTCTAGTTACTGTTGGATCTACAGAGAGGCCATTGTGTTATATTTAAAGCAGAAGGTTCATTTTCACAAGACTAAAACAAGTTCCAGGTCAGCTGTAAAAGAGAGCCAACCTATTGACTTAAATATCTGAAGACTGATAACAGACGCAAAGGGATACTGGTGACAAACATTCGAGTTTCACACCTAGCAGTACAAACTCCGCATGTCGATGGGAAAGTCATCACCTGTCAAACAGTAGAAAAATTCActaaatgtttcaaaaatctatAAATGTGGATAATGCATAGAACAATTAATAAATGTGTACCTCCTCTGGAGCTGTGTATCGAAACAAAGATTCAGCAATTTCAGCGCTATTACTCTGAGCAATGGCCCGATGACCAGCTGCTGCTCCAATTGAGCCATGTGGGACTCTTTGTACTTGGTCAGAAGTGCTAACTGCTTCTGTCGATGCTGCATCAACAACATACCCTAATGCTGTTTGTTGCTCTGGAGTTCGCTCATAGAACTTTATACTCAATGATGGATCAGGGGATGGAGCAAACCTGcacacataatattttataccCTCTGTCAGTGAAAAGTCCAAACAAAAAGCAAATTAAGTTTCAAATTATAGCGACAAGAAATGAAAACAAATCCAAAGTCCACCACAAATGCAAGTCACTTATGAGACATTAGCTGCATTCCTTATAAAAGTGACTCCAACTTAAACCGTATATTGATAGAATGAATCCCTAGGACCAAAATTATAACAAAATGGTTCTCTTTTCAAAATTGCGAATCTCTTACAGGTTCTCAACAAAGCTGTTTCCAGCTGGATCATCAAGGATGAAGGTGAAGGACATGTCTGCTGTAGCACAGGCTCTCAACTTTAACAAAAACTGGTCTAGTGCTTCAGCAGTCTGAGGATCCACTTTCTGAAAACCCAAAGGACAGTAAGTAAATATTGAGAGAAACTACATTATCTCAGAAAACAATAAATGTAAACCTTCTGCATGAACCTTGCGTTCTTCTTGCAGTGCTTGCAATTCATCTGCGGCTCGCAACAATATCCCCTCCACCTGAATTATCAGACAAATATAAGATGTTTGAAAAGGGAAAGGGTGGGGTGGGGATGG
This genomic interval from Malus domestica chromosome 05, GDT2T_hap1 contains the following:
- the LOC103435255 gene encoding uncharacterized protein, yielding MEGNGNSNTQDQNQIVDVRSVVEAVSADDSDAPLYRVESLCMRCGENGTTSFLLTLIPHFRKILLSAFECPHCNERNNEVQFAGEIQPKGCCYRLEVPSGDPKMLNRQVVKSESATIKIPELDFEIPPESQRGSLSTVEGILLRAADELQALQEERKKVDPQTAEALDQFLLKLRACATADMSFTFILDDPAGNSFVENLFAPSPDPSLSIKFYERTPEQQTALGYVVDAASTEAVSTSDQVQRVPHGSIGAAAGHRAIAQSNSAEIAESLFRYTAPEEVMTFPSTCGVCTARCETRMFVTNIPYFQEVIVMASTCDACGYRNSELKPGGRVPEKGKKIILRVKNVKDLSRDVIKSDTASVIIPEIELELASGTLGGVVTTIEGLIMKISESLERVHGFSFGDSLDENKRSKWLKFHTSLKKLLCLEEPWTLILDDALANSFIAPATDDIKDDHQLMFEEYERSWEQNEELGLNDIDTSSADAAYDLKDTAVTEQKSGV